One uncultured Draconibacterium sp. genomic window, TAGCAAACGGAGTAACGCTGGAAACCAACGACAAGGATGGATATGTTACACTTAGTGTTCGTTCCAACGAAGCAAAACTCTCGGCGCAAATCGCTCAAAAGGCTCAAATGTTACTGCAAAAATACATTACCACCTTTAAAATAGAAAAGGCATCGGCTCAATTGAAATTTATCGAGGAACGTTACGCCGACAACAAAAAAGAATTTGAAGCCGCTCAGGCCGCTTTGGCTGATTTCCGCGACAAAAACAAAAATGTTACATCGGCGCGTGCACGTACGCAGGAAGAACGTTTACAAAGCGACTACCAACTGGCTTTTGATGTGTATTCGCAATTGGCTCAACAATTGGAGCAGGCCCGTATTCAGGTAAAAGAAGACACACCTGTATTTTCAATTATTAAACCGGTTACTGTTCCCCTTGAAGACAATGGAAGTGGATTAATGACTTTACTGATTTGGACATTTCTGGGAGGAGTAATCGCCATTGGATGGATCTTTGGGAAAGAATTTCTGACTAGTATTAAGGAGAAATGGAACAGTGAAGAGGCAAGATGAAAGCAAGAAAGAACTTTGAACTCTGAACCAGTAGCAAGCTTCAAGTAACAAGGCAAAAGTTTAAAACATCAAGATCATCTTAACAATATTTACAACTAAACAAATAACTCTCCATTACAAAACGAAACGTCCTCCTTTGTAAAGGAGGTGGTCGAAGAATGAGACCGGAGGATTGCGAGCAAGAGAGAATTCGCGTAATTAATAGCCCAATAAGATGAAAGATATACTCTGAACTTTGAACCAGTAGCAAGCTTCTAGCTTCAAGCTTCAAGCATCGAGCATCGAGCATCGAGTATCGAGTATAGAGGCAAAAGGCAAAAGTTTAAAACATCAAGATCATCTTAATAATATTTACAACTATACAAATAACTCTCCACTACAAAACGGAACGTCCTCCTTTGTAAAGGAGGTGGTCGAAGAATGAGACCGGAGGATTGCGAGCAAGAGAGAATTCGCGTAATTCATTGCCGAATAAGAAAAGACAGATACTCTGAACCAGCAGCAAGCTTCTAGCTTCAAGCTTCAAGCATCGAGCATCGAGCATCGAGTATCGAGTATGGAGGCAAAAGGCAAAAGTTTAAAACATCAAGATCATCTTAACAATATTTACAACTATACAAATAACTCTCCATTCCAAAACGGAACGTCCTCCTTTGTAAAGGAGGTGGTCGAAGAATGAGACCGGAGGATTGCGAGCAAGAGAGAATTCGCGTAATTCATTGCCGAATAAGAAAAGACAGATACTCTGAACCAGCAGCAAGCTTCAAGCTTCAAGCATCGAGCATCGAGCATCGAGCATCGAGCATCGAGTATCGAGTATGGAGGCAAAAGTTGAAAGTTGAAAATATCAAGATTAACTTAACAATACTTACTACTTAGCACTAAACAAATAACTCTCCATTACAAAACGAAACGTCCTCCTTTGTAAAGGAGGTGGTCGAAGAATGAGACCGGAGGATTGCGAGCAAGAGAGAATTCGCGTAATTAATAGCCCAATAAGATGAAAGATATACTCTGAACTTTGAACCAGTAGCAAGCTTCTAGCTTCAAGCTTCAAGCATCGAGCATCGAGCATCGAGTATCGAGCATCGAGTATAGAGGCAAAAGGCAAAAGTTTAAAACATCAAGATCATCTTAATAATATTTACAACTATACAAATAACTCTCCACTACAAAACGGAACGTCCTCCTTTGTAAAGGAGGTGGTCGAAGAATGAGACCGGAGGATTGCGAGCAAGAGAGAATTCGCGTAATTCATTGCCGAATAAGAAAAGACAGATACTCTGAACCAGCAGCAAGCTTCTAGCTTCAAGCTTCAAGCATCGAGCATCGAGCATCGAGTATCGAGTATGGAGGCAAAAGGCAAAAGTTTAAAACATCAAGATCATCCTAACAATATTTACAACTATACAAATAACTCTCCATTACAAAACAGAACGTCCTCCTTTGTAAAGGAGGTGGTCGAAGAATGAGACCGGAGGATTGCGAGCAAGAGAGAATTCGCGTAATTCATAGCCTAATAAGATGAAAGATATACTCTGAACTTTGAACCAGTAGCAAGCTTCAAGTAACAAGCATCAAGTATCCAGCATCCAGTCCCAAGTATCACGCAACCAACAACTATTTTTCAAACTATTTTTCACACCCTATTTCATGATCGACACTGCACTAAATGCCGCCATAGAAGCGGGACACGAAATACTCAAAATTTACAACGATCCAAAAGCCGATTTTTCGGTTGAAAAAAAAGCAGATCATTCCCCCTTAACAATTGCAGATAAAGCAAGTCACCTTGTAATCGTAAGCCATTTGGAAAAAACAGGCATCCCAATTCTAAGTGAAGAGGGAAAAACAACTGACTATTCCGAAAGAAAAAAGTGGGAAACCTTTTGGCTGATTGATCCATTGGATGGCACCAAAGAATTTATCAAAAAAAACGGGGAATTTACCGTAAACATTGCATTCATCAAAAAAGGTAAGCCAGTAATGGGCGTTATTTATGTTCCTGTAAGCGGCACTCTTTATTTCGGATCAGCAAAACATGGAGCCTGGAAACTGCAACAAACGCCTAAAACCATAACGCTGGAGCAGGTATTGGCGCAAGGCAAGAAACTACCTGCACCTATGAATTCCAATGTGTATAAAGTAGTAGGAAGCCGATCGCACATGAGCGAAGAAACCATAACGTATATAAAGGAATTAAAATCCGTTCATTCCAATTTAGAAATTGTTTCAAAAGGAAGTTCCTTAAAAATATGTATGGTTGCCGAAGGATCTGCACATCAGTATCCGCGTTTTGGACCAACCATGGAATGGGACACGGCAGCAGGACACGCCATTGCCAATGCCGCAGGAAAGAAACTCTGGTTAACAGACATGAGCGGAGAATTACAGTACAATAAAGAAAACCTTTTAAACCCTTATTTTATCGTAAAGTAAGAAGAAGTTGTCAACTCGTTGCACTCGCGGATTCAAAGTTGTCCGGTTGTCAAAGTAGCCATGTCAACCAACACACCACAACCGACAACAACCGACACCAACGACAACCAACAACCAACATCCAATAACAACTCAACATCATCATCACCATGAATAATAATAACATTTATACAACATTCGACAAAATAAAGGACCGCTACGCCAAAGAAATCTACCTGAAACAACAAGGAAAAGTAATCTGGTTTACCGGTTTGTCCGGATCAGGAAAAACCACTTTGGCCAGTCAACTGGAAAAACGACTTTTTGAACTCAACTACTTTTGCCAGATACTGGATGGCGACAATGTGCGTTCCGGGATCAATAAAAACCTG contains:
- the cysQ gene encoding 3'(2'),5'-bisphosphate nucleotidase CysQ, translated to MIDTALNAAIEAGHEILKIYNDPKADFSVEKKADHSPLTIADKASHLVIVSHLEKTGIPILSEEGKTTDYSERKKWETFWLIDPLDGTKEFIKKNGEFTVNIAFIKKGKPVMGVIYVPVSGTLYFGSAKHGAWKLQQTPKTITLEQVLAQGKKLPAPMNSNVYKVVGSRSHMSEETITYIKELKSVHSNLEIVSKGSSLKICMVAEGSAHQYPRFGPTMEWDTAAGHAIANAAGKKLWLTDMSGELQYNKENLLNPYFIVK